From the Acidimicrobiales bacterium genome, the window GAGCACGCTGTCGGCGATGCGATCCTCGCACGTCGCGATGTCCCACCAGCTGATCTGGAGTTGCTTGGCGCGGCGGAAGTACAGCTGGATGTCGTATTCGAGCGTGAACCCGACACCGCCGAAGACCTGCTGGGCCATGGCGGTGAGGTCGCGATACACCGTGCCGGTGAACAGTTTCGCCATCGGGGCGAGACGACTGATGTCGGCGCCGCGGGACTGCGCCCAGGCTGCTTCGTAGACGAGGATCTTGCCGCCGTCGAGTTCGGTACGGGCATCGGCGAGGTTGTGGGAGATCGCCTGGAACTCGGCAAGGGCCTTGTCGAACTGCTCGCGGTCCTTCGAGTACTGCGCTGTGATCTCGAGGGCGTAGTCGGCGCCGCCCATGGCCTGGGCCGATGCCAGGATGACGGCTTCGAGCATGACGTCGTCCCAGGTCGCCCAGCCCGATCCGGCGGCGCCGATGCGGTTGGCGACCGGTACCCGGACGTCGGCGAACTCGACGCGGTACTGCGTGTCGGAGGAGATCGACATCCGTTGCTCGAGGGTGACGCCGGGGGTCGCGGTGGGCACCAGGAAGAGGTCGACATCGGTCGGGGCATCGCCGGTGCGGGCGAGCACGAGCAGCTGATCCGCCGCCGCGGCGAAATAGACGTGCATCTTCGAGCCGTTGAGCACGACGTCATCGCCGTCGATGGTCGCCGTGGCCTGCACGCCCTTCGGCGAGTAACCGTTCTCGGGCTCGAGCCAGGCCGGGGTGATGATGGTCTCGCCGCCGGCCAGACCGGGAAGGAGCGCCGCCTTCTGTTCGTCGCTGCCGCCCGCGAGGATCGCCCCCGCACTGAGCACGCAGCTGACGAAGTGTGGGACCGGGGCCAGCGAGCGTCCGAGCTCTTCGTAGACGACCACGCCCTCGATGAGGCTCATACCGGATCCGCCGAACTCCTCGGGGAGCATCAGCCCGGTGATGCCGAGTTCGCCGAGCTGCTCCCACAGTTCACGGGCGATGCCGTCGGGATCGTCCTCCAGCTCGCGGACCTTCTCGAGCGGCGACAACTGGGCGCACACGCCGCGCACCATGTCGCGCAGCATGTCCTGTTCTTCGGAGAAATCGAGGTTCAGCATCTAAGGGGTCCAGTTCTGGCCCTTGCGGGCCCACGGGTTGTCGGTTTCGTCGGTCGGGATGGCCACTCGGGCGGTGCACGTGCAGCACAGCCGCTCGGCCTCGCCGGGATTCTCCACGGCGACGGTGATGTCGAGGTCGGCCCAGGCGCAGCCGGCATCGTCGGCGCTCACCGCGGTGACCGCGCCGCGAAAGACCATGCGGTCGTCGGGGAACACGGAGTCGCGCATCCGGAAGGTCATCCGGCCGATGCGACCGCGGGGTCCGGTCCAGTCGGTGATGAAGCGTTCGAACCAGGCGGCCAGGTTCGGTGTGTTGAGGAAGATGTCCTGCGTTCCGTTGCGCTCGGTGGCGAACTTGTAGTCGTGGTGCATCGGTCGCCAGTCGCGGCTCGCCAGGGCGCCCAACACGACGGTGGTGGCCGTCACGTCGTAGGCGAGCTCGGGGAGCGTCTGGCCGACTGCGACCTGGTCGATGGTGCGCGTCACTGGCCCGCCTCCTCGTGGCGTCGGTACCCGAACCCGGTGTAGCTCTCGATACCGACCAGCACACCGTCCTGGTTGGTGTAGACGATGTCGATCGACCAGAAGCGGCCGGTGCCGAGTTTCGTGGTCTTCGGCTCGCTCACGGAGCGCAGCACCTGGTGGTGGGAGATGACGTCGCCCGGCCGCACCGGTTCGTGAAGGATGAGCGTGTTGTCGCTCATGATGGCCTCGGGAAGGTCGAGCATCGCCTTGAGGTCGAAGTGGACCTTCAGCGCGACCTGCTCTTCCTCGGCACCGGGCTCCCAACGATGGGGTCGCATCCAGAGCGAGAGCGTGGTGGGGGGCACGGTCATGCCGTCGGTCAGCTCATCGGCGACGGCGGGATCCCAGTACAGCGGGTTGCCGTTCTCGGTGGCGGACAGCGTGTTGTAGCTGTAGCCGAGCTCGACCGGGAAGCTGGCCGTGACCGGGTACTGGGGCGTGTCGATCAGCTCCGCGATCGCGGCGGGAAGATCGCTCATGCGATGACTCCGTTCTGCAACAGTTCGTCGATGGCCGCCGGCTCGTAGCCGGCCTGGGCCAGGAGTTCGGCGGTGTCGGTGGCGGCGCCGTCGCGCACCGGGTAGGGCCCGTCGGGTTGGGTGGTGCCGGCCCAGACCGGGCCGGTCTGGCGGAAGACGCCCTCGGTCGCGTGCTCGGCCTCGACGACCATGCCGCGGGCAACGTACTGGGCGTCGTCGACCGCTTCGGCAACGGTGTTGACCGGTGCCACACAGCAGTCGGCCGGGCCGAGGCGGTCGGCCCACTCGTCGCGGGTCTTCGTGGCGAAGACGGCGGCGAACGCGGCGCGGATCTCGTCCTGGAGCGCATCCTCCATCTGGGCATCGTCGTACTGCTCCAGACCGAGCTCTCGGCAGAGGTTGCGCCAGAACGCCGGTTCGATCGCGCCCACGGAAAGATGGCGACCGTCGGCGCAGGTGTAGATCTCGTAGCAGGCGTAACGCCCGGTGAGGATGTAGTGGCCGGGGCCGGGCTCGGTGCCGGTGGCCAGGTACTCGTCGACATAGAGCGACATCAACCCGAAGGCACCGTCGGCGATGGAGACGTCGAGGAGTTCGCCCACGCCGGTGCGCTCACGGCGTAGCAGGGCCGCCATGATCGCCATCACGGCGTGCATGCCGCCGGCGGCGATGTCGGCGACAGTGGCGCCCGGCAGGGGAGGGGAGCCGTCGGCCCGCCGGCCGGTGCAGTCGAGATAGCCCGAGACGGCGAGATAGTTGACGTCGTGGCCGGCCCACCCTGACTGGGGCCCGCTCTGGCCGAAACCGCTGGTCGAGCAGTAGACGATCTTCTCGTTGACGGCGCGGGTGGCTTCGTAGCCGATTCCGAGACGGTCGACGACGCCGGGTCGGAAGCTCTCCAACACCACGTCGGCGTCTCTCGCGAGGGCCAGGTACGCCTCGCGGCCCGCTTCGGCCTTGAGGTCGAGCAGTCCCCGCCGCATGAGTCGGTGGCCGCTGTAGGCGTAGTAGGGCGGGACGATCTGCTTGGCGCCGTCCTTCGGGGTCGGGCCGAGCTTGACGACCTCCGCCCCGTAGTCCGACAGCATGCGTGACGCGCGGGCGCCGGGGCCGACCGACGCGAAGTCGAGGACGCGGATGCCGTCGAGGGCGGGAGTCGTCATGGCCAGAACTGTGCCGTCGGTCTCAGAAGTTCTTCGGCAGGCCCATGGCCCGGCGGGCGATGATGTTCTTCTGGATCTCCGAGGAGCCGCCGCCGATGGTGTCGATCACCGTGTAGCGGTAGGTCGACTCGGAACGGCCCTTCATCGGGGCGTCCTCGGTCTTGACCCGCAGCTGTGAGCCGGGGCCGCCGATGTCCATCGCCGCGTCGGCGAGGCGCTTCGAGAGTTCGGTCGCGAAGAGCTTGTACTCGGATGCCTCGACCGTCGGCGGCTGGTAGGGCTTGCCCGCCTTCACCAGGTACTCGACCTTGACGGCCTCGGCCACGAACTTGAGACCCATGACGCGGGCGACCTCGGCTTCGGTGTGGAGCCGGGCGAGTCGGGCGCGCACCTTGGGGTCGTCGCGGAGGGGTTCGCCGTCTCTCACTGCGGTCTTCACGTAGTCGGTGAGGAGCTCGAGCCGCTGGAGGATCGGCGACATCGTGAACATCGTGAAGCGTTCGAGATCGAGGGCCTGGCTGATGTAGCGAAAGCCGTAGTTGACCTGACCGACCACATAGTCGTCCGACACGAACACGTCGTCGAACCAGACCTCGTTGGTCCGCTCGTCGCCCATCGTCCAGATCCCGTTGATGGTGATGCCCTCTTGATCGAGGGGCACGAGCATGAGCGTGATGCCCATGTGCTTGTTGTCGGGATCGGTGCGGGCGCCCACCCAGTACCACTCGGCGAAGTGGGCCGACGTCGTCCAGGTCTTCTGGCCGTTGAGCAGCCAGCCGTCTTCACCGGCATCGCTGGTGACCCGTTCGGCCTTGAGTCGCATGGACGCGGCGTCGGACCCGGCGTTGGGTTCGGAGTAGCCGACGGCGAACTCGACGTCGTTCTCCAGGATCTTCGGCAGGAACTCGTCCTTCAGCTTCTGCGAGCCGTGGGCGATCAGCGTCTTGCCGATGATGCCGACGCCCTTGCCGATCTGGGGGCCGCCGCGGCCGGCCAGCTGCTCGTTGAGGATGTATTCGTAGACGCCTTCACCGTCGGTGCCGCCGTACTCCTCGGGCCACGTGATGCCCAACCAGCCCTTGTGCCCGAGCGACTTCATGAACGCCCGCCGCTTCGGGGTGTCGACGATCTGCGCCATGTTCTCCCTGGTCACGTCGAAGACGTCGGGATCGTCGTTGGCGTCGAGGAACTCCTTCACGTCGATCGCGAACTGCTGTTGTTCAGGAGTGAACTCGAAATCCATGCGAAGCCTCTGGTCGGATCTGACGGACCGTCAGATCGTAGACCCCCGCATTTCTGACGGCGAAGTCGCGCAATCCGCGACTCCGGGATCACAGAAGCCGGGTGGGGTGGGGTGGGGGTGGGGGTGGGGTGGGGGTGGGGTGGGGGTGGGGTGGGGTCAGGTGGTGATGCCGGCGGCGCGCAGGGCCGCGAGGCGGTCGGCGTCGAGGCCGAGCTCTTCTGCGAGCACCTCGTCGGTGTGCTCGCCGAGCCAGGGGACGCGGGTCTCCGGGCCCTCCTGGGTGCGCGACATCTTGACCGGGTTGCCAGGCACGAGCACCGGATCGCCGCCGTCGTCGCGGGGCATCTCGACGAGCATGTGGCGCACGGCGACGTGTTCGTCCTCGACGATCTCCCTGCTCGAGTTCGATTCACCGGCGGCGATCCCCTCACCCGACAGGATCGCCACTGCCTCCCGATTCGACTTGTCGGCCGCCCAGCGTTCCACGCCGGGGCGGATGACCGTGTCGAAATGCTCCGCCCAGCCGGCGCGGCTGGCGAAGCGGGGGTCGGACAGCCATTCGGCGTTGCCGGTCAGTTCGGCGACCTTCTCGAAATGGTGTTCGCGCACGATCTGGAGCACGAAGTTGCCTTCGCCGGCCTCGAACGTCTCCACGATGCCGACCCCCGACGACGCTTCGTCGGGAATCCCCATCGAGTAGAAGTTGCTGACGATGTCGGTCATGGCCATGGTCGCATCGAGCATTGCGATGTCGATGTACTGGCCGTGTCCGGTCATGTCGCGATGGCGCAATGCGGCGAGGATCCCGATCACACCGAACAGCGCGCTGCTGATGTCGCCCAGCGCGCCGACGGGATTGGCCATCGGTCGACGGCCGGGTCGGCGCTTGTACTCGTAGATGCCCGACATGCCCTCGACGACGGCGGCATAGGCGGCGCGGTGCATGTAGGGCGACGCCGGGTCGTTGCCGAAACCCGACACCGACAGATACACGACCTCGGGATGACGAGCCGAGACGGCCTCGTAGCCGATACCGAGCCGGTCGGCGGTACCGGCCTTGAAGTTCTCGCACACGATGTCGAACCTGGGGGCGAGGTCGAGGAAGAGTTCCACTCCCTCGGGTGCCTTCAGATCGATGGCGACACTTCGCTTGTTGAAGTTGTTGCGCAGGAACGTGGCGCCGACCTTGCGACCCTGAGGGTCCTCGATGAACGGTACCGATCCGCGGCCGCTGTCGCCCGTGGTCGGATGTTCGACCTTCACGACGTCGGCGCCGAGTCGAGCGAGGAGCTGTGTGGCGTAGGGGAGCGCGGCCATCTGCTCGGCGGCGAGGATGCGCACACCCGCGAGCGGCTGGGGCTGACCTGGGTCTTGCGGGTTCACGATGTCTCCGAGGCGCATGGGATCAGTCTGGACGCAACCGGCGTGTGCGTGCACACCGAGCGGCGGCACCGCTACCGTGCTGGCTCGATGGACATCGGGGGAGAGGCCTACCGCCACCGTGGTGGGGTCCATGCGATTCCGGTGGCCGACGTCGCCGGGACGCTGGTCCTGTGCGGCCTCGACGCGATCGGCCCGGATCCAGCCGGCCTGCTGGCCGTCGTCCGCGGTGACGTCGCCGTCTGCCTGCAGACCGACGACGAACTGCTGCGCCGCTACCCCGACTATCCGGAGTGGTTGGCGTCGCCCGATCCGCACGAGGCGTTGCGCCTGCCGACGCTGGATCACATGGTGGCCGACGACGAGGCGGTGATCGATCTCGTGATCGACATCCATCGCCGACTCGGAGCTGGCCAGCGGGTGGTGGTGCACTGCGGCGCGGGTTGGGGTCGGGCCGGGGTCATCGCAACCCTCGTGATGTGCACCGCCGGTGCCGAGGTCGCCACTGCGCTGCGCGACCTTCGCGCCGCCCGACCCGCCGCAGGGCCCCAATCGGCGGATCAGGACTCTCAGGTCGAACGGCTGGCCGTCCGCCTGCGCACTCCCGACGGTCGGCGCTGATCAGGCGTCGCCGTAGCGGGCGATGTCGCCGACCACCGCAGTGAAGCGTTCGAGCACCTCGCCGGGTTCGGCGTGCCGTCCGGTCTCGGCCTTCGAATAGATCAGCTCACCGTCGACCACGACGTCGTAGACGCCCTTCGTGCCGGTGCGCAGGGTCAACGAGTCGATGACGTGCTGGTAGTTCGAGAGAAGATCGGCGGCCGCGCGCACGGCGCGGCTCGAATAGTCTCAAGGGACGCAGTAGGTGATCTCGATCGTGTGGGCCATGCTCCGAGGCTACCCGCGCTCACCAGACCGCGATCGGAGCGAACGTCGCCCCCAGCGCGGCCACGAAGGCCGACGGCGCAACGCCGACCTCGAGCCCGCGTCGTCCGCCGCTGCAGTGCACGATCTCCAGCGCGGTCGCCCACTCGTCCACGAAGGTCGCCGACGGCTGCTTCTGGCCGAACGGGCTGATGCCCCCGATGACGTAGCCGGTGCGCCGTTCGGCGACTGCGGGTTCGGTCATCACGGCCTTCTTCGCGCCGGCCGCCGCGGCGATCGCCTTGAGGTCGAGCCGCGCCCCGACCGGGACGATGCCGACCGCGTGCGTTCCGTCGTCGAGCGTGACGAGGAGCGTCTTGAAGACCGAGGTTGCATCGACGCCGAGCGCTTCGGCCGCTTCTGCTCCGTACGACGGGTGAGCAGGATCGTGCTCGTACTCGTCGATCGAGTGGGCGATGCCGAGACTGCGCAGCAGGTCGATCGCGGGCGTCATCTCCTCATGGTGCCAAGCGATCGTGCCAAGTGGGTTGCTCCAGTGTTAGAAAACTCTTCGCTCGACCCCCGACCAACAGGAGCACGACATGGCCGAGATCACCCTCGGAGGCAACCCGATCCACACCAACGGCGATCTGCCGGCGGTGGGGAGCCCGGCACCCGCCTACACACTGACCAAGGCCGACTTCAGCACGGTCTCGTCGGCCGATCTGGCCGGTCAGCAGGTGATCCTCAACATCTTCCCGTCGATCGACACCGGCGTGTGCGCGACGAGTGTTCGCACCTTCAACGAGCGCGCCGCCGGGCTCGACGCGACCGTGCTGTGCGTGTCGGCCGACCTCCCGCCGGCGGCAGGACGCTTCTGCGGCGCCGAGGGCATCGACAACGTTTCGACCGGTTCGACGTTCAAGAACCCCGAGGTGCTCGACGCCTTCGGTGTGCGCATGACCGACGGCAAGCTCGAGGGTTTGGCTGCCCGGGCAGTGGTCGTGATCGGTGCCGACGGCAACGTCGCCCATGCCGAGCTCGTCCCCGAGATCGCCCAGGAACCCGACTACGACGCGGCGATCAGCGCCCTCTCGTAGGGACCCGGGCCGTTCTCCCCACTCATTCCGGGGTCGGAGCGGCCGATACCAGAGGGGTATGAGCGCCCCTCCGAGGACCTCTGCGACCGGCGGGTCCGCCGAGTCGCAGGCCGCGTCGCTGGACGAACGCGCCTGGACGGCCCGCCCGGGGTTGGCACGCCTGTTGCGGTTCGTGATGTTCGTCGGGCCGATGGTGGGCGGATTCGTGGCCGTCGGGGCAGCAATGCGCATCGTCGATCGGCCCGACGGACTCGTGCCCTCTTCGGTCTGGCTGGTGCTTCTGATCGGGGTGTCGGCGGCGGGTGCCCACGTCGTCCAGACGATGACCATGCGGTTGGCGCCGCTGACGACGCTGTTCAAGTTGTCGCTCGTCTTCCCCGACGAAGCGCCGTCACGGTTCTCGGTCGCGCTTCGAGGTGGGACCTCACGCCGGCTGCAGGAGCGAACGACGTCGGCGGGACCGGAGCAGGTCGCCGCGGAGCACCTGCTGGCGCTGGTCGCCGATCTCGCCGGCCACGACCGATCGACTCGTGGTCACTCGGAACGGGTTCGGGCCTACTCCGTGATGTTGGGCGAACAGATCGGCCTCTCCAAGGCCGACCTCGACAAGCTGAACTGGGCGGCGCTCATCCACGACGTCGGGAAGCTCCACGTTCCCCCGGAGATCCTGAACAAGCCGGGACGGCCCACCGACGACGAATGGACGCTCCTGCGTGGCCATCCGGGCGCTGCCGCGCAACACGTCGAGGCGCTTCGTCCGTGGCTCGGCGATTGGGTCGATGCGGCGATGCAGCATCACGAGCGCGTTGACGGCGGCGGGTATCCCGCGGGATTGCGAGGCGAGGAGATCAGCCTGGCCGGGCGGCTCGTGGCGATCGCCGACGCGTTCGACGTGATGACGGCGCCACGGTCCTACAAGGTGCCGCTGCCGCACGAGCAGGCGCGGGCCGAACTCCTCCGGTGCGCCGGTAGCCAGTTCGATCCGGTGCTGGTCCGTTCCTTCCTGCGAATCTCGCTGGGTCGTACTCGATGGACCGCGGGTCCGCTGGGCTGGCTCTCCCATTTCCCCGAGATCGTCCGGACGCCGCTCGTCGCCGCGGCGTCGACGGGTCAGGTCGCCGTTGCCGCCGCGGCTGTGACGGTTGCCGCTGCGACCGGCGTGGTGCCGTCCTCGTCCCCGGCGCCCTCGCAGCCGGCGGCGGAACGCGTCGTCGAGGAGTCCCTCGCCATCGATTCGGCGATGCCCTCGGACGAGGGTCGACCGGTTGGGGTGGTGACGACGACATCGATCGAGTCGTCGGAGGCCCCAGACGCGATCCAGCCCGAGGTGGACGTGGACGACGCTGCGTCGGTGCCGGCGACCACCGAATCGACACCGTCGTCCGGCCCGGTCGATACCCCGGACGAATCGACCACGACGCTGCCCGGTTCGTCGACCACCACCCCGACGACCACCACCACCACGACCACCACGACCACCACGACCACCACGACCACCACGACCACCACGACCACGACCGCGCCGATGGTGCTCGCGGCGGACGACGCCTATGCGATCACCAAGATCACGACGACGCTGCGCGTGCTGGACAACGACGACTTCGGGTCGGGAAGCGCCGACGTCTTGACGCTCGAGGTCAGTGGAGGGGTCCACCACGGTGTTGTCACCGTCGTCGGCCGCAACCTCATGTATGTCGTCAATGACGGTGAGACGACCGGTCTCGAGTCGTTCTCCTACTCGATCTGCGCCGTCGGGGGTGGCTGCGACACCGCGGCGGTGACCCTCACGGTCGACCTCGACTGAGGCGACACGAGTCGGCTAGAGCGAGCCGCTGCGCAGGATTCGGTCGGCGGTCTCGATGAGGCTGTCGACGGCGTCGAGCGCGTCCGCGTTGGCCGTGCCCTCCTGATCGCCCATCGCTCCCGCAGCGAAGCGGACGCGCACGCCCTCGCTGATGGCGGCCAGGCGCCAGTGCTGGAACGCGACGTACCAGGGCAGGTCGGACACATCGCGGTCGGAGTGCTGCGCGTAGCGCTCGAGCATTTCGACCCGGGTGCCGAAGCCGTCGGCCCTCGTGGGGACATCGGCGATCCGGCCCCGAGCGGCCGGGTCGTCGCCCCACCACATCGCCATACCGGCGACGTCGGCCAGCACGTCGCCGAGCGTGCACAGCTCCCAGTCGAGCACGGCGGCGACCGTGCCATCGTCGGCCATCATGCAATTGTCCAGGCGATAGTCGCCGTGGACGATGCCGGCACCCTGCTGCGGCGGAATGGCGGCGACGAAGCGGTCGTGGAGATCCTGGAACAGCGGCATGTCGCGATCGGATCCCTCGTCGACCTGTCGCTTCCAGCGTCGTAGCTGGCGGGCGCAATAGTCCTCCTTGCGGCCGAGGTCGCCGAGCCCGATCTCGTCGGGATCGATCGCGTGCAATGCGGCGAGCGTGTCGGTCAGCGAGTTCGTCATCACCGGCCGCAGCGCAGGATCGACCGCCTCGCCGTCGGCGCGGTCGAAGATGATCCGCCCGTCGACGAAGTCCATCACGTAGAAGTCGGCGCCGATGACGGCCTCGTCCTGGCAGAGGCCGACGAGCGACGGGACGGGCACGGCGGTGTCCTGGAGCGCGGCCATGATCCGATGCTCGCGGGCCATGTCGTGGGCGCTGGCGAGTACGTGTCCCGTCGGCGGACGACGGAGGACGAGTCGGGTTCCGGCGGCGTCGACGACCCGGAAGGTCAGATTGGAGGCGCCACCGGTGATCAGCTCGAAGCCGAGTGGCACGACGAGATCGGGCCTGCGCTCGAGAATCCAGTCGGTGACCGGTCCCGGGTCGATGCCTCTGGGTGCGTTCATCGGTGCGTCAGGCCTTCGGGCTCAGCGCTTCCAGCAGCCGCCAGTCGGGCTGGCTGCGATCCTCGGTGTTGACGGGTTGGATGCAGACGTGCGTCGCGCCCGCGTCGTAGTGGGCCTGGATGCGCTCGGCGATCGCACTCTCGTCGCCCCAGGCCATGACGGCATCGAGGAAGCGGGGCGCACGCGATTCGATCTCGTCCTCGGTGAAGCCCAGCCGGAGCCAGTTGTTGCGATAGTTCGGGAGGGTGGCATACATGCCGAGCTGCTCTCGAGTCGCCTCGTGGGCGACGTCGGCGTCGGTGGTGAGCACGCACTTCTGTTCGACACACAGCAGCGCGTCGGGCCCCATGATCTCGCGGGCCTGGGCGGTGTGTTCGGGCGTCGTCCAGTAGGGGTGGGCGCCGGCGGTCTTCTCCGCAGCCATCGCGAGCATCTTCGGCCCGAGCGCGGCGAGCACGACGAGTGGTTCTTCGGCCGGTGGGATGGCCGAGTAGAGCGACGCATTCATCGCGTCGAGATAGGTGCGCATGGTCGACAGCGGCTTCTCGTAGGGCAGCTGCCGCAGCCCCTCGACCATCGGTGCGTGGGACACGCCGAGGCCCAGCACGAAGCGGCCCCCCGACAACTCGGCGAGGCTCATGGCCCCCTGCTTCATCATCCCCGGATGGCGCATGTGGATGTTGGCGATGCCGGTGGCGACGATCAGCTCGGTCGTCGCATCGAGCAGGGTGGCCGCGTTGACGAACGGATCCCGGCCGAGCGTGTCGGGGATCCAGAGGGCGGAGTAGCCCAGCGATTCGATCCGCGCGGCGGTTTCGCGGCTCTGCTCGGTCGTGAGCATGTCGGTGAAGTACCACACGCCGGTGGCGGAGAGCTTGTCGATGACGGTCGCGTTGGGAGTAGACACGCGGCCACCGTAGCCCGATGGCTTCTGGCGACCGAAGCCCGAACAGTGGCAACGTGGGATCCATGAGGGAACGGGTGGATGTGGTCGTCGTCGGCGCCGGGTTCGCGGGGCTCTACATGCTGCACGCGGCGAAGGAGGCCGGCTTCTCGGCCCGGGTGTTCGAGGCCGGGAGCGGAGTCGGCGGCACCTGGTTCTGGAACCGCTATCCCGGGGCCCGCTGCGACGTCCCGTCGCTCGAGTACTCGTTCGGTTTCGACGAGGCGCTCCAGCAGGAGTGGGAATGGACCGAGCGCTATCCGACCCAGCCGGAGATACTCCGCTACATCGAGCACGTGGCCGACCGGTTCGGGCTGCGCGACGGCATCACGTTCGACACGCGGGTGACGGCGGCGCACTTCGACGAGGCCGACGCGACGTGGACCGTCACGACCGATGGCGGCGAGTCGGTGACGTCTCGATTCGTGGTGATGGCCACCGGTTGCCTTTCGGCGGCCAACATCCCCGACATCGCCGGGCGCGACGACTTCGCCGGCGACACCTACCACACCGGGCACTGGCCGCCGGAGGGAGTCGATTTCACCGGCCGCCGCGTCGCCGTGATCGGGACGGGCTCGTCGGGAGTGCAGTCGATCCCGGTCATCGCCGCCGAGGCCGCCCACGTCACCGTCTTCCAACGCACCCCGGCCTACGCCGTGCCCGCCCACAACCGGCTGCTCGACCCTGCCGAGGTCGAACGGGTGAAGGCGGACTATCCGAACTGGCGCAACGCCGCTCGCGAAACCACGACAGGCTTCGGCGGCCACTTTCGCGACGACGATCCCGTGAGTGCGTTCGACGTCGACGACGCCCGCCGGGCCGAGATCTACGAGCAACGGTGGGAGTTCGGAGGACTGACGTTTCTGGGTGCGTTCAGCGATCTGCTCTTCTCGCCCGAGGCCAACGACACGGCGGCGGCCTTCGTGCGGGGGAAGATCGCCGAGATCGTGGAGGACCCGGAGCTCGCCGCCCGG encodes:
- a CDS encoding phosphotransferase family protein, with amino-acid sequence MNAPRGIDPGPVTDWILERRPDLVVPLGFELITGGASNLTFRVVDAAGTRLVLRRPPTGHVLASAHDMAREHRIMAALQDTAVPVPSLVGLCQDEAVIGADFYVMDFVDGRIIFDRADGEAVDPALRPVMTNSLTDTLAALHAIDPDEIGLGDLGRKEDYCARQLRRWKRQVDEGSDRDMPLFQDLHDRFVAAIPPQQGAGIVHGDYRLDNCMMADDGTVAAVLDWELCTLGDVLADVAGMAMWWGDDPAARGRIADVPTRADGFGTRVEMLERYAQHSDRDVSDLPWYVAFQHWRLAAISEGVRVRFAAGAMGDQEGTANADALDAVDSLIETADRILRSGSL
- a CDS encoding TIGR03620 family F420-dependent LLM class oxidoreductase; translated protein: MSTPNATVIDKLSATGVWYFTDMLTTEQSRETAARIESLGYSALWIPDTLGRDPFVNAATLLDATTELIVATGIANIHMRHPGMMKQGAMSLAELSGGRFVLGLGVSHAPMVEGLRQLPYEKPLSTMRTYLDAMNASLYSAIPPAEEPLVVLAALGPKMLAMAAEKTAGAHPYWTTPEHTAQAREIMGPDALLCVEQKCVLTTDADVAHEATREQLGMYATLPNYRNNWLRLGFTEDEIESRAPRFLDAVMAWGDESAIAERIQAHYDAGATHVCIQPVNTEDRSQPDWRLLEALSPKA
- a CDS encoding NAD(P)/FAD-dependent oxidoreductase, whose amino-acid sequence is MRERVDVVVVGAGFAGLYMLHAAKEAGFSARVFEAGSGVGGTWFWNRYPGARCDVPSLEYSFGFDEALQQEWEWTERYPTQPEILRYIEHVADRFGLRDGITFDTRVTAAHFDEADATWTVTTDGGESVTSRFVVMATGCLSAANIPDIAGRDDFAGDTYHTGHWPPEGVDFTGRRVAVIGTGSSGVQSIPVIAAEAAHVTVFQRTPAYAVPAHNRLLDPAEVERVKADYPNWRNAARETTTGFGGHFRDDDPVSAFDVDDARRAEIYEQRWEFGGLTFLGAFSDLLFSPEANDTAAAFVRGKIAEIVEDPELAARLSPDTVIGCKRMCVDTDYYATFNRDNVDLVDVSATPIERMTPSGVEVDGVVHEADAVVFATGFDAMTGALDRIDIRGRNGLPLREKWAAGPLTYLGLQVNGFPNLFTITGPGSPSVLTNMIVSIEQHVEWIRDLLVRMEADGVASVEPEPDAEAGWVDHVNAVAELTLFHGCSSWYLGANVPGKPRVFMPLPGFHEYRQQCDAIAAAGYEGFVLA